The following are encoded in a window of Arthrobacter antioxidans genomic DNA:
- a CDS encoding PucR family transcriptional regulator encodes MSSGTLEIAPPEPPWLSLPPEVSDRLRPLTPDLVEAIIQAVPQLVPAYARPIEGNFGRGLRRGVAAALERFLELPGTGLPALSDQSRQLVAGLGRGEFRQGRSMDALLGAYRMGARVTFREMSRRSMEEGLGPAVVVDLGESIMAYIDELSAVSAEAYAFEQSERAGAVDRRRAELLELLLLGQADETALRQAASLADWAVPAQVAVVTLPLDRARGIRQRLGTGAIVVERETDAVALVPERGPWQRAELDRVLTGRSAAIGPAGGLDQVAQSLRLAVLAASMLPPREGAEEPPVWADEHMTEVVLAAEPSAIGELARRRLAPLAVLPDIQRVKLEETLLAWLRHWGQRAPIAEELGIHGQTVGYRVQQLRELFGDDLRDPKIRFELEIALRSDWRAPARS; translated from the coding sequence TTGAGTTCTGGCACGCTGGAGATCGCTCCGCCGGAGCCGCCCTGGCTCAGCCTTCCTCCGGAGGTCAGCGACCGGTTGAGGCCTCTCACGCCGGATCTCGTAGAAGCCATCATCCAGGCGGTCCCGCAGTTGGTCCCGGCCTACGCCCGGCCCATCGAGGGGAACTTCGGCCGCGGCCTGCGCCGGGGCGTGGCCGCGGCGCTCGAGCGGTTCCTCGAGCTGCCGGGCACCGGCCTGCCTGCGCTGTCCGATCAGAGCCGCCAGCTGGTGGCGGGCCTGGGCCGCGGTGAGTTCCGGCAGGGTCGCAGCATGGATGCGCTGCTCGGCGCCTACCGGATGGGCGCCCGCGTCACGTTCCGTGAGATGTCGCGCCGCTCCATGGAGGAGGGCCTCGGCCCAGCCGTGGTCGTGGATCTCGGGGAATCGATCATGGCGTACATCGACGAGCTCTCCGCCGTGAGCGCCGAGGCCTACGCCTTCGAGCAGTCGGAGCGTGCCGGGGCCGTGGACCGCCGTCGTGCCGAACTGCTGGAGCTGCTGCTGCTCGGGCAGGCGGACGAGACCGCGCTCCGGCAGGCGGCGTCCCTCGCGGACTGGGCCGTCCCCGCGCAGGTGGCCGTGGTGACGCTGCCGCTGGACCGTGCCCGGGGGATCCGGCAGCGGCTCGGGACGGGGGCGATCGTCGTCGAACGCGAGACCGATGCCGTCGCCCTGGTGCCCGAACGGGGGCCGTGGCAGCGGGCGGAACTCGACCGCGTGCTCACCGGGCGGAGCGCGGCCATCGGGCCCGCGGGCGGCCTCGACCAGGTGGCGCAGTCGCTGCGGCTGGCCGTGCTGGCGGCCTCCATGCTGCCTCCGCGCGAGGGTGCGGAGGAGCCGCCGGTCTGGGCGGACGAGCACATGACCGAGGTGGTCCTCGCGGCCGAACCCTCGGCCATCGGGGAGCTGGCCCGACGGAGGCTCGCGCCGCTCGCCGTGCTGCCGGACATCCAGCGCGTCAAGCTCGAGGAGACCCTGCTGGCGTGGCTGCGGCACTGGGGGCAGCGTGCGCCGATCGCCGAGGAGCTCGGCATCCACGGCCAGACGGTCGGGTACCGCGTCCAGCAGCTGCGCGAACTGTTCGGCGACGACCTGCGGGACCCGAAGATCCGCTTCGAACTGGAGATCGCGCTGCGCAGCGACTGGAGGGCGCCGGCCCGGTCCTAG
- a CDS encoding zinc-dependent alcohol dehydrogenase, protein MKAVTWQGKRKVSVENVPDPTIQEPTDAIVRITSTAICGSDLHLYEVLGPYMHKGDILGHEPMGIVEAVGAGITNLKVGDRVVIPFNISCGYCYMCTRGLQSQCETTQVHAKGSGASLFGFSELYGSVPGGQAEFLRVPFADYGAVKVGAELPDERYLYLSDILPTAWQGVQYADVPEDGVLTVYGLGPVGQFAARIGRHLGHRVIGVEPVPERREMAKRHGIETIDFTKDTAEELRSMTDGRGPDAIVDAVGMEAHGSPAGAFAQNAVGILPDKLAQKVMETGGSDRMSVLHSAVDAVRRGGTVSLSGVYGGTASPMPLMTMFDKQIQFRMGQCNVRSWTDELLPIVEDPSDPLGVMDLMTHEVSIDEAPAAYENFQKKTDGTIKVVLKPQGVTL, encoded by the coding sequence ATGAAGGCAGTGACATGGCAGGGCAAGCGCAAGGTCAGCGTGGAGAACGTACCCGATCCCACGATCCAGGAACCCACGGACGCGATCGTCCGTATCACCTCGACCGCCATCTGCGGCTCGGACCTGCACCTCTACGAGGTCCTGGGCCCGTACATGCACAAGGGTGACATCCTCGGCCACGAGCCGATGGGCATCGTCGAGGCGGTGGGCGCGGGCATCACCAACCTGAAGGTCGGCGACCGCGTGGTCATCCCCTTCAACATCTCCTGCGGCTACTGCTACATGTGCACACGCGGCCTGCAGTCGCAGTGCGAGACCACCCAGGTGCACGCGAAGGGCTCCGGCGCGTCGCTGTTCGGCTTCTCCGAGCTGTACGGCTCCGTGCCCGGCGGCCAGGCGGAGTTCCTGCGCGTCCCCTTCGCCGACTACGGTGCGGTCAAGGTCGGCGCGGAACTGCCCGACGAGCGCTACCTCTACCTCTCGGACATCCTTCCCACCGCCTGGCAGGGCGTGCAGTACGCGGACGTACCCGAGGACGGCGTCCTCACGGTGTACGGCCTCGGGCCGGTCGGACAGTTCGCGGCACGCATCGGCCGGCACCTGGGCCACCGCGTCATCGGCGTCGAGCCGGTCCCCGAACGCCGTGAGATGGCCAAGCGCCACGGCATCGAGACCATCGACTTCACGAAGGACACCGCCGAGGAACTGCGCAGCATGACGGACGGCCGCGGCCCGGACGCGATCGTGGACGCCGTCGGCATGGAGGCCCACGGCTCCCCCGCCGGTGCCTTCGCGCAGAACGCCGTGGGCATCCTGCCGGACAAGCTCGCGCAGAAGGTCATGGAGACCGGCGGCAGCGACCGCATGAGCGTCCTCCACTCGGCCGTCGACGCCGTCCGCCGCGGCGGGACCGTGTCCCTCAGCGGCGTGTACGGCGGCACGGCGAGCCCCATGCCGCTGATGACCATGTTCGACAAGCAGATCCAGTTCCGCATGGGCCAGTGCAACGTGCGGAGCTGGACGGACGAGCTCCTCCCGATCGTCGAGGATCCCTCGGACCCGCTGGGCGTCATGGACCTCATGACCCACGAGGTCTCGATCGACGAGGCGCCTGCCGCCTACGAGAACTTCCAGAAGAAGACGGACGGCACCATCAAGGTGGTCCTGAAGCCGCAGGGCGTCACGCTCTAG
- a CDS encoding ferredoxin reductase — protein sequence MIRFRKLARATAALTTPLTAEDFLALFNPVYSSRQLRGVVTRVVHETDDSATIYFRPGHGWHAHQAGQWARIGVELNGVRQWRSYSLSNAAGHDPAITVKDAGSVSHVLVRDTKPGDVLFLAPPQGDFVLPEHPRSLLMLTAGSGITPVMSMIRTLIPRRPDANVVLINSNSTPEKSVFREELDELADQFPNLTVRHWFTSARGRLQFTAQTIADLCPDWRSRAAYACGPEGFLDDAEELWEREAALEQSRTVPDVTTGAGTQGVRTGTLTIERFSTDLTAGAGHDGGLVTFEQSDREVEADGDTPLLDIGEDAGVLMPSGCRMGICHSCLIPLRAGQVRDLRTGELHNTPGQLIQTCVSAAAGPVNLDL from the coding sequence ATGATTCGGTTTCGAAAGTTGGCGCGTGCAACGGCTGCGCTGACCACCCCACTCACGGCGGAAGACTTCCTGGCGCTCTTCAACCCCGTGTACTCCTCGCGCCAGCTCCGTGGCGTCGTGACGCGTGTGGTGCACGAGACCGACGACTCCGCCACCATCTATTTCCGCCCCGGGCATGGCTGGCACGCGCATCAGGCCGGACAGTGGGCGCGCATCGGCGTCGAGCTCAACGGGGTCCGCCAGTGGCGCTCCTACTCCCTGAGCAATGCCGCAGGACACGATCCCGCCATCACCGTCAAGGATGCCGGTTCGGTGTCGCACGTCCTGGTGCGCGACACCAAGCCGGGCGATGTCCTGTTCCTGGCGCCGCCCCAGGGCGACTTCGTGCTCCCCGAGCACCCGCGCTCCCTGCTCATGCTCACGGCGGGCAGCGGTATCACGCCGGTCATGTCGATGATCCGCACGCTCATCCCGCGCCGGCCGGACGCCAACGTGGTGCTCATCAACTCCAACAGCACCCCCGAGAAGAGCGTGTTCCGCGAGGAGCTGGACGAACTGGCGGACCAGTTCCCCAACCTCACGGTCCGCCACTGGTTCACCAGCGCGCGTGGCCGCCTGCAGTTCACCGCCCAGACCATCGCGGACCTCTGCCCGGACTGGCGCTCACGTGCCGCCTATGCCTGCGGCCCCGAGGGGTTCCTCGACGACGCCGAGGAGCTCTGGGAACGGGAGGCGGCCCTCGAGCAGTCACGGACCGTCCCTGACGTCACCACCGGAGCCGGGACGCAGGGCGTGCGGACCGGCACGCTGACGATCGAGCGGTTCAGCACCGACCTCACGGCGGGCGCCGGGCACGACGGCGGCCTCGTCACCTTCGAGCAGTCCGACCGCGAGGTGGAGGCCGACGGCGACACCCCGCTGCTCGACATCGGCGAGGACGCCGGCGTCCTCATGCCGAGCGGCTGCCGCATGGGCATCTGCCACAGCTGCCTCATCCCGCTCCGCGCCGGCCAGGTGCGCGACCTGCGCACCGGCGAGCTGCACAACACTCCCGGCCAGCTCATCCAGACCTGTGTCTCGGCAGCCGCCGGGCCCGTGAACCTCGACCTGTAA
- a CDS encoding SRPBCC family protein codes for MTVISTEKDTEALHFRLVAEFDAGVERVWRIWADAQQLQRWWGPPTWPATFETYEFEEGGRAAYYMTGPDGEKARGWWRITAVEPPRLLTFVDGFADENGDPVPDMGETAATVTLEDLGGRTRMTMTTAFQSIEQLEQMVEMGMEEGIRAALGQVDALLAEDASV; via the coding sequence ATGACGGTCATCAGTACGGAGAAGGACACGGAAGCTCTCCACTTCAGGCTGGTCGCGGAGTTCGACGCCGGCGTCGAACGCGTCTGGCGGATCTGGGCGGACGCACAGCAGCTCCAGCGCTGGTGGGGCCCACCCACCTGGCCGGCGACCTTCGAGACCTACGAGTTCGAGGAGGGTGGCCGCGCGGCCTACTACATGACCGGGCCCGACGGCGAGAAGGCGCGGGGCTGGTGGCGGATCACCGCCGTCGAGCCTCCCCGCCTGCTGACCTTCGTGGACGGCTTCGCGGACGAGAACGGCGACCCGGTGCCGGATATGGGGGAGACAGCCGCGACCGTCACGCTCGAGGACCTCGGCGGACGCACGCGGATGACCATGACCACGGCCTTCCAGTCCATCGAGCAGCTCGAACAGATGGTGGAGATGGGCATGGAGGAGGGCATCCGCGCGGCACTCGGCCAGGTCGATGCGCTCCTCGCCGAGGACGCCTCCGTCTGA
- a CDS encoding acetate/propionate family kinase: MIILVINSGSSSLKYQVREGEDVLAEGLVERIGEAEVPDHAAALDRVDGEVSAALGDRGIDAVGHRVVHGGERFSEPVLIDNEITRAIERLNPLAPLHNPAAVTGIRAIADKWPDMPQVAVFDTAFHRTLPEHAWRYAVPDELYRRFGIRRYGFHGTSHAFVARGAAELLGADTFTGVIAHLGNGASVTAVRDGESVDTSMGFTPLEGLVMGTRSGDIDPSILLFLLREGYTEQDLDTLLNRDSGLKGLAGTNDMRSVTEAADAGDHRARRAIEVASYRLAKYVGGYHVAVGGAQALVFTAGIGENASAFRTAVVTKLGALGLDLDEEKNGERSKEARIISTEASAFPVLVVPTDEEAAIAEATAAVVDAS; encoded by the coding sequence ATGATCATCCTCGTCATCAACTCCGGCTCATCCTCGCTCAAGTACCAGGTCCGGGAGGGCGAGGACGTCCTGGCCGAAGGCCTCGTCGAACGGATCGGCGAGGCCGAAGTGCCCGATCACGCGGCGGCGCTCGACCGCGTGGACGGTGAGGTGTCCGCGGCCCTCGGCGACCGCGGGATCGACGCCGTCGGGCACCGCGTGGTCCACGGCGGCGAGCGCTTCAGCGAGCCGGTGCTCATCGACAACGAGATCACCCGCGCCATCGAGCGCCTCAACCCGCTGGCACCCCTGCACAACCCGGCGGCCGTCACCGGCATCCGCGCCATCGCCGACAAGTGGCCGGACATGCCGCAGGTCGCGGTGTTCGACACCGCCTTCCACCGCACGCTCCCGGAGCACGCCTGGCGCTACGCGGTGCCGGACGAGCTGTACCGGAGATTCGGTATCCGGCGGTACGGCTTCCACGGCACCTCGCACGCCTTCGTGGCGCGCGGCGCCGCGGAACTGCTCGGCGCGGACACGTTCACGGGCGTGATCGCGCACCTCGGCAACGGCGCCTCCGTCACGGCCGTGCGCGACGGCGAGAGCGTCGACACGTCGATGGGGTTCACGCCCCTCGAGGGTCTGGTGATGGGCACGCGGTCGGGTGACATCGACCCGTCCATCCTGCTGTTCCTCCTGCGCGAGGGGTACACCGAACAGGACCTCGACACCCTCCTGAACCGCGACAGCGGGCTCAAGGGCCTCGCGGGCACGAACGACATGCGCTCCGTAACGGAGGCCGCCGACGCCGGCGACCACCGGGCGAGGCGCGCGATCGAGGTGGCCTCCTACCGGCTCGCGAAGTACGTGGGCGGGTACCACGTGGCCGTCGGCGGGGCGCAGGCACTCGTGTTCACCGCGGGCATCGGCGAGAACGCGTCCGCGTTCCGCACCGCCGTCGTCACCAAGCTGGGTGCGCTCGGACTCGACCTCGACGAGGAGAAGAACGGCGAGCGCAGCAAGGAGGCGCGCATCATCAGCACCGAGGCGTCGGCGTTCCCCGTGCTCGTGGTGCCGACCGACGAGGAGGCGGCGATCGCGGAGGCGACGGCCGCCGTCGTCGACGCCTCCTGA
- a CDS encoding AzlC family ABC transporter permease has protein sequence MVLLQSPAVRVALSVAIATGLYGLSFGALSVAAGLTLLQTMALSLLLFSGGSQFAFIGVIAGGGSGVSAMSAAALLGIRNGVYGMQVNVLLRPSRWRKLPAAHLTIDESVATATGQADPDEQRRGFWAAGIGVFVLWNLFTLVGALAGNAMGDPARWGLDGAAVAAFLGLLWPRIRSREPAAIAVVCAVVTIIAVPLVPPGVPILLAAVVAAGLGLSGLGPATEGLEPDVEPYPSGPAGSARGDA, from the coding sequence GTGGTACTTCTCCAATCCCCGGCGGTCCGTGTGGCCCTGTCCGTCGCGATCGCGACCGGCCTGTACGGACTGTCCTTCGGCGCCCTGTCCGTGGCTGCCGGGCTGACCCTCCTCCAGACCATGGCCCTCAGCCTCCTGCTGTTCAGCGGCGGTTCGCAGTTCGCCTTCATCGGCGTCATCGCCGGCGGGGGGAGCGGGGTCTCGGCGATGTCCGCCGCGGCCCTGCTGGGCATCCGCAACGGCGTGTACGGCATGCAGGTCAACGTGCTGCTCCGGCCCTCCCGCTGGCGGAAGCTGCCGGCCGCACACCTCACGATCGACGAGTCCGTGGCCACGGCGACGGGCCAGGCCGATCCTGACGAGCAGCGCCGCGGATTCTGGGCCGCCGGGATCGGCGTCTTCGTGCTGTGGAACCTCTTCACGCTCGTGGGTGCGCTCGCGGGCAACGCCATGGGCGATCCCGCCCGCTGGGGGCTCGACGGCGCCGCCGTCGCCGCGTTCCTCGGTCTGCTGTGGCCGCGCATCCGCTCGCGCGAGCCAGCGGCGATCGCCGTCGTCTGCGCCGTCGTCACGATCATCGCCGTGCCGCTCGTGCCGCCGGGCGTGCCGATCCTCCTCGCCGCCGTGGTGGCGGCCGGTCTCGGCCTCTCGGGCCTGGGTCCGGCGACGGAAGGCCTCGAGCCCGACGTCGAGCCCTACCCCTCCGGCCCCGCCGGTTCGGCGCGGGGGGACGCATGA
- the pta gene encoding phosphate acetyltransferase codes for MTRGIYVSAMTNGSGKSLISLGLADMLHRHADRVGFFRPIVEGDDPTTDPMVRLMQRSFDLPESRARGGLTRAEARALLVTGDRAEIDARCVAIYSEIAAECDVVIVEGTDLSGNDAAVEFDLNARLANNLGAMVLAVVSAKDMSVEEAADAVDVARRELDAAKVSLLAMMVNRAADDAVTAISEHVRPGRSGRPVYVIPELSEISQPTVSEVATDLGARQIAGNSNLERDVTSVRVAAMNVGNFLHLLTDGALVIVPGDRADVLVATLASSFSPEFPVPSALFLTGGLAPDPNILALLAQAPFPVFALDDDTYTVARHVSEVRGEIASGLRRKAAAALGAWSRQVDESELLERLELPRPVSMTPLRFLHELIQRARAERKRIVLPEGEDLRVLKAAEILRRRDVCDLTILGPEARVRELAAGQGIDLSGLTLIDPATSDLREEFAAEYVKLRAHKNVSMKEARERMLEGAYFGTMMVQLGTVDGMVSGAAHTTANTIRPALEFVKTKDGVKIVSSVFLMLLQDRVLVYGDCAVNPEPNEEQLADIAVASAETAEQFGVEPRVAMLSYSTGESGHGGAVDEVRRATELVRKQRPDLAVEGPIQYDAAVDVSVAASKLPESSVAGQATVFIFPDLNTGNNTYKAVQQSAGAVAVGPVLQGLRKPVNDLSRGCTVEDIVNTVAITAVQAQQPAAS; via the coding sequence ATGACCCGCGGAATCTATGTGAGCGCCATGACCAACGGCTCCGGCAAGTCCCTGATCTCCCTGGGCCTGGCCGACATGCTGCACCGGCACGCCGACCGCGTGGGCTTCTTCCGGCCCATCGTCGAGGGCGACGACCCCACCACGGATCCCATGGTCCGCCTCATGCAGCGCTCGTTCGACCTCCCCGAGAGCCGCGCCCGCGGCGGCCTCACCCGCGCCGAGGCCCGTGCCCTGCTCGTCACCGGGGACCGCGCGGAGATCGACGCCCGCTGCGTCGCCATCTACAGCGAGATCGCCGCGGAGTGCGACGTCGTGATCGTCGAGGGTACCGACCTCTCCGGGAACGACGCCGCCGTCGAGTTCGACCTCAACGCGCGCCTGGCCAACAATCTCGGCGCCATGGTCCTCGCCGTGGTCAGCGCCAAGGACATGTCCGTCGAGGAGGCGGCCGACGCCGTGGACGTCGCCCGCCGCGAACTCGACGCCGCGAAGGTGTCCCTCCTCGCGATGATGGTCAACCGCGCGGCCGACGACGCCGTCACCGCGATCAGCGAGCACGTCCGGCCCGGCCGCTCGGGCCGGCCGGTCTACGTGATCCCGGAGCTGTCCGAGATCTCCCAGCCCACCGTCTCCGAGGTGGCCACGGACCTCGGGGCCCGCCAGATCGCCGGGAACTCGAACCTCGAGCGGGACGTCACCAGCGTCCGCGTCGCCGCGATGAACGTCGGCAACTTCCTGCACCTGCTCACGGACGGCGCCCTGGTGATCGTGCCGGGGGACCGCGCGGACGTCCTCGTGGCGACCCTCGCGTCGTCGTTCTCCCCCGAGTTCCCGGTGCCGTCGGCGCTGTTCCTGACCGGCGGGCTCGCCCCCGACCCCAACATCCTGGCCCTCCTCGCGCAGGCACCGTTCCCCGTCTTCGCGCTCGACGACGACACCTACACCGTGGCCCGCCACGTCAGCGAGGTGCGCGGGGAGATCGCGAGCGGACTGCGCCGCAAGGCCGCGGCCGCGCTGGGCGCCTGGTCGCGGCAGGTGGACGAGAGCGAGCTGCTGGAACGCCTCGAACTCCCCCGCCCCGTCAGCATGACGCCGCTGCGCTTCCTGCACGAACTGATCCAGCGCGCCCGGGCGGAGCGCAAGCGCATCGTCCTCCCCGAGGGCGAGGACCTCCGCGTCCTGAAGGCCGCCGAGATCCTGCGCCGCCGCGACGTCTGCGACCTCACCATCCTCGGCCCCGAGGCGCGGGTCCGCGAGCTCGCCGCCGGCCAGGGCATCGACCTCAGCGGCCTCACGCTCATCGACCCGGCGACGTCGGACCTGCGGGAGGAGTTCGCCGCCGAGTACGTGAAACTCCGCGCGCACAAGAACGTCTCGATGAAGGAGGCCCGCGAGCGCATGCTCGAAGGCGCATACTTCGGGACCATGATGGTGCAGCTCGGCACGGTGGACGGCATGGTGTCCGGAGCGGCCCACACCACGGCGAACACCATCCGGCCGGCGCTCGAGTTCGTGAAGACCAAGGACGGCGTGAAGATCGTCTCCTCGGTGTTCCTCATGCTGCTGCAGGACCGCGTGCTCGTGTACGGCGACTGCGCGGTCAACCCGGAGCCCAACGAGGAGCAGCTCGCGGACATCGCCGTGGCCTCGGCGGAGACGGCCGAGCAGTTCGGCGTGGAACCGCGGGTCGCGATGCTCTCCTACTCGACGGGCGAGTCCGGACACGGCGGCGCGGTGGACGAGGTGCGGCGCGCCACGGAGCTCGTCCGGAAGCAGCGCCCCGACCTCGCGGTCGAGGGGCCCATCCAGTACGACGCCGCCGTCGACGTCTCCGTCGCGGCCTCCAAGCTCCCCGAGTCCTCGGTGGCCGGCCAGGCGACGGTGTTCATCTTCCCGGACCTGAACACCGGCAACAACACCTACAAGGCCGTGCAGCAGTCGGCGGGCGCCGTCGCCGTCGGGCCCGTCCTGCAGGGCCTGCGCAAGCCGGTCAACGATCTCTCCCGCGGCTGCACCGTGGAGGACATCGTCAACACCGTGGCCATCACCGCGGTGCAGGCCCAGCAGCCCGCCGCCTCCTGA
- a CDS encoding fatty acid desaturase family protein, translating into MTTTATRPGALAASGHPLVRPDAAKHLTDEQVEELGRELDAVRDEILAKRGASDAAYIRRVIKIQRSLEFAGRGTLLFSKYKPAWFAGTAMLSLAKIMENMEIGHNVLHGQWDWMRDPDIHSTTWEWDFVTPARSWQHTHNDLHHRWTNVIGKDRDIGYNLLRMDPDQPWKPFNLGNPLYNAILAPVFEWGIALYDLEIPEYKEGLKSKEAMNRDLKAVGVKVLKQFSKDYAATPAVAMLTGSGKQALYGTLAANAIRNFWAHAVIFCGHFPDGTDTFTEEEVDGETRGDWYVRQMIGSANISGSKLMHFMTGNLSHQIEHHCFPDLPSNRYAEVAVKVREICTRYKLPYTTGPLPKQVGSTWAKIFKLALPPRKATTATA; encoded by the coding sequence ATGACCACCACAGCGACCCGCCCGGGCGCCCTCGCGGCGTCCGGCCACCCCCTGGTCCGCCCCGATGCCGCCAAGCACCTCACCGATGAGCAGGTCGAGGAGCTCGGCCGCGAACTCGACGCCGTCCGCGACGAGATCCTCGCCAAGCGCGGGGCCTCCGACGCCGCGTACATCCGCCGGGTCATCAAGATCCAGCGTTCCCTCGAGTTCGCCGGCCGCGGCACCCTCCTGTTCAGCAAGTACAAGCCCGCCTGGTTCGCCGGCACGGCCATGCTGAGCCTCGCCAAGATCATGGAAAACATGGAGATCGGGCACAACGTGCTGCACGGTCAGTGGGACTGGATGCGCGATCCGGACATCCACTCCACCACCTGGGAGTGGGACTTCGTCACCCCGGCGCGCTCCTGGCAGCACACCCACAACGACCTGCACCACCGCTGGACGAATGTCATCGGCAAGGACCGGGACATCGGATACAACCTGCTCCGCATGGACCCCGACCAGCCGTGGAAGCCGTTCAACCTGGGCAACCCGCTGTACAACGCCATCCTGGCTCCGGTCTTCGAGTGGGGCATCGCCCTGTACGACCTCGAGATCCCGGAGTACAAGGAGGGCCTGAAGTCCAAGGAGGCCATGAACCGCGACCTCAAGGCCGTGGGTGTCAAGGTGCTCAAGCAGTTCTCCAAGGACTACGCCGCCACCCCCGCCGTCGCCATGCTGACCGGCTCCGGCAAGCAGGCCCTCTACGGCACGCTCGCCGCCAATGCCATCCGTAACTTCTGGGCGCACGCGGTCATCTTCTGCGGCCACTTCCCCGACGGCACGGACACGTTCACGGAGGAGGAGGTGGACGGCGAGACCCGCGGCGACTGGTACGTCCGCCAGATGATCGGCTCGGCGAACATCTCCGGCTCGAAGCTCATGCACTTCATGACGGGCAACCTGTCCCACCAGATCGAGCACCACTGCTTCCCCGACCTGCCGTCCAACCGGTACGCCGAGGTGGCCGTCAAGGTCCGCGAGATCTGCACCCGGTACAAGCTCCCCTACACCACGGGCCCCCTGCCCAAGCAGGTCGGCTCCACCTGGGCGAAGATCTTCAAGCTCGCCCTGCCGCCGCGCAAGGCCACGACCGCCACGGCGTAA
- a CDS encoding AzlD domain-containing protein — protein MSLWGWVLLACAVSIATKFLGFLVPAKLLDNPRMLRVAGSLTIGLLAALTATNTVASGQALVVDARVVALLAAAVALWLRAPFLVVVAVGALAAGLARLLGAA, from the coding sequence ATGAGTCTCTGGGGCTGGGTCCTCCTCGCGTGCGCGGTGTCGATCGCCACGAAGTTCCTCGGCTTCCTCGTGCCCGCGAAGCTGCTCGACAACCCGCGGATGCTGCGCGTCGCCGGGTCGCTGACCATCGGCCTGCTCGCCGCCCTGACGGCGACGAACACGGTCGCGTCCGGTCAGGCGCTCGTCGTCGATGCGCGGGTCGTGGCGCTGCTGGCGGCCGCCGTCGCGCTCTGGCTGCGGGCGCCGTTCCTCGTCGTCGTCGCGGTGGGTGCGCTCGCTGCGGGACTCGCGCGGCTGCTGGGGGCGGCGTAG
- a CDS encoding ArsR/SmtB family transcription factor, with protein sequence MVVQTLRQDEVDRLFQALADATRRDIVARVLVAEYSVSGLAEQYDMSFAAVQKHVAVLQRASLVSKEKRGREQIVRGEVDGVQRARRLLDDYERIWRQRVDRITDLLGEDAGDDD encoded by the coding sequence ATGGTTGTACAAACGTTGAGGCAGGACGAGGTGGACCGCCTGTTCCAGGCGCTCGCCGACGCGACACGGAGGGACATCGTGGCGCGCGTCCTGGTCGCCGAGTATTCGGTATCCGGCCTGGCCGAGCAGTACGACATGAGCTTCGCGGCAGTCCAGAAGCACGTGGCGGTGCTCCAGAGGGCCTCGCTCGTCTCCAAGGAGAAGCGTGGGCGGGAGCAGATCGTGCGCGGAGAGGTGGACGGCGTGCAGAGGGCACGGCGCCTGCTTGACGACTACGAGAGGATCTGGCGGCAACGCGTCGACCGGATCACGGACCTCCTCGGCGAGGACGCCGGGGATGACGACTAG
- a CDS encoding YnfA family protein, with protein sequence MTTLRITLLFVLAAVAEIGGAWLIWQAVREGRPWWWAGLGIMALGAYGFVATLQPDANFGRILAAYGGVFVAGSLAWGVLVDGFRPDRWDLLGSAVCLVGVALIMFMPRSTA encoded by the coding sequence ATGACGACCCTGCGCATCACCCTCCTGTTCGTGCTGGCCGCCGTCGCGGAGATCGGCGGGGCGTGGCTCATCTGGCAGGCGGTCCGCGAGGGCAGGCCCTGGTGGTGGGCCGGGCTCGGCATCATGGCACTCGGGGCCTACGGCTTCGTGGCCACCCTGCAGCCGGACGCGAACTTCGGGCGGATCCTCGCGGCGTACGGCGGCGTGTTCGTGGCCGGGTCGCTCGCGTGGGGAGTGCTCGTGGACGGCTTCCGGCCCGACCGCTGGGACCTCCTCGGCTCCGCGGTCTGCCTGGTCGGCGTGGCGCTGATCATGTTCATGCCGCGCTCGACGGCGTAG